The genomic stretch CTGCGAGCTGGCGCTGATGTGCGACTTTATCCTGGCTGGCGACAATGCCAAGTTTGGCCAGCCGGAAGTCAACCTCGGCGTGCTGCCGGGTATGGGCGGCACCCAGCGCCTGACCCGCGCGGTGGGCAAGGCCAAGGCCATGGAAATGTGCCTGACCGGGCGTTTTATCGATGCGGTGGAGGCTGAGCGTTGCGGCATCGTTGCGCGGATCGTGCCATCGGACGGGCTGCTGGACGAGGCGCTCAAGGTGGCGGCGCTGATTGCCAGCAAGTCGGTACCGATCAGCATGATGGTCAAGGAAAGCGTCAACCGCGCCTTTGAAGTCAGCCTGTCGGAAGGTGTGCGCTTTGAGCGCCGGGTGTTCCACGCCGCCTTTGCCACCCAGGATCAGAAGGAAGGCATGGCCGCGTTCGTGGCCAAGCGTGCGCCCGAATTCAAAGACCGGTAAATCCCTTGTAGGAGCCGGCTTGCCGGCGATGGCGTGCTGTCTGATCCAGCGCTATCGCCGGCAAGCCGGCTCCTACGTTGGGTGTGGCGGATGCCAAAGCGCGTTATCGCCTGTAACATGCGCTCCTGATACGCCCTAGGCACAATTTT from Pseudomonas fluorescens encodes the following:
- a CDS encoding enoyl-CoA hydratase, translating into MSYQTILLEVQGRVGLITLNRPEALNALNAQLVSEVNQALDSLEANPEIGCIVLTGSKKAFAAGADIKEMAELTYPQIYLDDLFSDSDRVANRRKPIIAAVNGFALGGGCELALMCDFILAGDNAKFGQPEVNLGVLPGMGGTQRLTRAVGKAKAMEMCLTGRFIDAVEAERCGIVARIVPSDGLLDEALKVAALIASKSVPISMMVKESVNRAFEVSLSEGVRFERRVFHAAFATQDQKEGMAAFVAKRAPEFKDR